Proteins from a single region of Apium graveolens cultivar Ventura chromosome 7, ASM990537v1, whole genome shotgun sequence:
- the LOC141671952 gene encoding reticulon-like protein B16 isoform X2, translated as MDNGGQQAAAAADGEERCDAGGLQPASSSSTYPRLFGRQSTIHHMMGGGTDVLLILIVLLFLRANYADFRNLHLQSLPELVLSEEMVNNVAASFRVKINYVLLMAHDITLGKDFRLFFKVVVVLWLMSVTGSYISFFTLAYMGTIIAITVPALYNRYEQKVDKYAGFIQQKLSRHYKIVDDSMISRIPQSLSKVKDS; from the exons ATGGATAACGGCGGGCAACAGGCAGCGGCAGCGGCAGATGGAGAAGAAAGGTGTGATGCTGGTGGACTACAGCctgcttcctcttcttcaacATACCCCCGATTATTCGGTCGCCAATCCACTATTCACCACATGATGGGTGGAGGTACAG ATGTCTTGCTCATCCTAATTGTGCTGCTCTTTCTTCGTGCTAACTATGCCGACTTCAGAAATTT ACACCTTCAATCATTACCCGAATTAGTTTTGTCTGAGGAAATGGTCAATAATGTAGCAGCTTCTTTTCGTGTCAAAATCAATTATGTCCTGCTAATGGCACATGATATCACCCTTGGCAAAGACTTCCGCCTTTTTTTTAAG GTGGTGGTGGTACTTTGGCTCATGTCCGTAACTGGTAGCTATATTTCTTTCTTCACCCTTGCATATATGG GAACAATTATAGCAATTACAGTTCCTGCCCTGTACAACAGATATGAACAAAAAGTTGACAAATACGCTGGTTTCATCCAACAAAAACTTTCCAGGCACTATAAAATTGTCGACGATAGTATGATCAGCCGAATTCCACAGAGTTTGTCCAAGGTTAAAGATTCTTAG
- the LOC141671952 gene encoding reticulon-like protein B16 isoform X1 — MDNGGQQAAAAADGEERCDAGGLQPASSSSTYPRLFGRQSTIHHMMGGGTAADVMLWKRRYVSSAILLLATVAWLLFERTGLSFLTISSDVLLILIVLLFLRANYADFRNLHLQSLPELVLSEEMVNNVAASFRVKINYVLLMAHDITLGKDFRLFFKVVVVLWLMSVTGSYISFFTLAYMGTIIAITVPALYNRYEQKVDKYAGFIQQKLSRHYKIVDDSMISRIPQSLSKVKDS, encoded by the exons ATGGATAACGGCGGGCAACAGGCAGCGGCAGCGGCAGATGGAGAAGAAAGGTGTGATGCTGGTGGACTACAGCctgcttcctcttcttcaacATACCCCCGATTATTCGGTCGCCAATCCACTATTCACCACATGATGGGTGGAGGTACAG CTGCTGATGTTATGTTGTGGAAACGTCGATATGTCTCATCTGCTATTCTACTGCTTGCCACTGTTGCTTGGCTACTCTTTGAGCGCACTGGTTTATCCTTCCTAACTATTTCTTCAGATGTCTTGCTCATCCTAATTGTGCTGCTCTTTCTTCGTGCTAACTATGCCGACTTCAGAAATTT ACACCTTCAATCATTACCCGAATTAGTTTTGTCTGAGGAAATGGTCAATAATGTAGCAGCTTCTTTTCGTGTCAAAATCAATTATGTCCTGCTAATGGCACATGATATCACCCTTGGCAAAGACTTCCGCCTTTTTTTTAAG GTGGTGGTGGTACTTTGGCTCATGTCCGTAACTGGTAGCTATATTTCTTTCTTCACCCTTGCATATATGG GAACAATTATAGCAATTACAGTTCCTGCCCTGTACAACAGATATGAACAAAAAGTTGACAAATACGCTGGTTTCATCCAACAAAAACTTTCCAGGCACTATAAAATTGTCGACGATAGTATGATCAGCCGAATTCCACAGAGTTTGTCCAAGGTTAAAGATTCTTAG